A stretch of the Hippocampus zosterae strain Florida chromosome 18, ASM2543408v3, whole genome shotgun sequence genome encodes the following:
- the timm10b gene encoding mitochondrial import inner membrane translocase subunit Tim10 B isoform X2 gives MTENCFQHCTSNFNYRNLTMDEERCVDNCAGKLIRSNHRLMGTYVQLMPRMMQRRMDEIESKAAENAKAAEAVETSAVATATPQELQLPQPVTDR, from the exons ATGACGGAGAACTGCTTCCAACACTGCACTAGTAACTTCAACTACAGGAACCTAACTATGGATGAG GAGCGCTGCGTGGACAACTGCGCGGGGAAGCTGATCCGCTCCAACCATCGCCTGATGGGAACCTATGTGCAGCTGATGCCTCGCATGATGCAGCGGCGGATGGACGAGATCGAGAGCAAGGCCGCTGAGAACGCCAAGGCGGCGGAAGCGGTAGAAACCTCTGCTGTCGCCACGGCGACACCTCAGGAATTGCAATTGCCGCAGCCAGTGACCGACCGGTGA
- the LOC127591617 gene encoding surfeit locus protein 4 isoform X1 → MTNQLCCNPPVVWYSSSSTCTSFKLEVVVCRTARMQTASVCGQGDKSQFQEFLRVTKQYLPHLARLCLISTFLEDGIRMWFQWHDQRDYIDATWSCGYFLATLFVLINLLGQLGGCILILSRNFVQHACFGLFGIIALQTIAYSILWDVKFLMRNLALGGGLLLLLAESRSEGKSMFAGVPSMGESSPKQYMQLGGRILLVLMFMSLVHYDTSFFSILQNLVGIALIILVAIGFKTKLAALTLVLWLLAMNVYFNAFWTIPAYKPMHDFLKYDFFQTTSVIGGLLLVVALGPGGVSMDEKKKEW, encoded by the exons ATGACAAACCAGTTATGTTGCAATCCTCCCGTCGTGTGGTACTCTTCTTCCTCCACTTGCACTTCGTTTAAGTTAGAAGTTGTCGTTTGCCGTACAGCCAGGATGCAGACGGCGTCGGTATGTGGTCAAGGCGATAAAAGCCAGTTTCAAGAG TTCCTGCGGGTGACAAAACAGTACTTGCCTCACCTGGCACGTCTGTGTCTCATTAGCACTTTCCTGGAGGACGGCATCCGCATGTGGTTCCAGTGGCATGACCAGCGGGACTACATCGATGCCACATGGAGCTGTGGCTACTTCCTGGCGACGTTATTCGTGCTCATTAATCTATTAGGCCAGCTCG GCGGCTGCATCCTCATCCTCAGTAGAAATTTTGTACAGCATGCCTGCTTTGGATTATTTGGCATAATTGCGCTACAG ACTATTGCCTATAGCATTTTATGGGATGTAAAATTTTTGATGAG aAACCTGGCCTTAGGTGGTGGTCTCCTGTTGCTGCTAGCCGAGTCACGTTCAGAAGGGAAGAGCATGTTTGCCGGCGTGCCGTCAATGGGCGAGAGTTCGCCCAAACAGTACATGCAGCTGGGCGGCCGCATTCTGCTGGTTCTCATGTTCATGTCTCTGGTCCATTATGACACCAGCTTCTTCTCT ATCCTGCAAAACCTGGTGGGCATCGCCCTCATCATCCTGGTGGCCATCGGCTTCAAGACCAAGCTGGCGGCGCTGACGCTCGTCTTGTGGCTGTTGGCAATGAACGTCTACTTCAACGCCTTCTGGACCATCCCTGCCTACAAGCCCATGCATGACTTCCTCAAGTATGACTTCTTCCAGACCACCTCTGTCATTGGAGGCCTGCTGCTGGTGGTGGCCCTTGGGCCCGGCGGCGTGTCCATGGACGAGAAAAAGAAAGAGTGGtaa
- the psmd5 gene encoding 26S proteasome non-ATPase regulatory subunit 5 yields MAASIESLLEEISNTEEPIEDLQCLKTALLSIPLCDLRDFVSGHRFEVIFSLLNSNEREQVELCVDILERILMACSPLHVVQNYRAELQAGLTHPNDTVKILTLTQVGRMAEHPDATVEILNSCDIIVTVMRSIAAENMMVAKQAIQSLSKLGRTQTGVNKLILSDLVNVLKDVLTVSDVIRYRVYELVVEILSESSCSLGFHACSDIINQLIGELTGDDVLIRATAIEMVKTIAQTEHGRKYLYDQSVMNKIAKMMTDSDMDPFSSLYLPGLVKFFGVLSSMQGPQQVCEDYPVFRNKVFEMALDTDPVLVGVALDTLGLLGSNVEGKQVLHKTGDDFKSVMFRMSQIASTGATELRVRCLEAISHLLTLQPEQQTEDLLALTESWFHLLSKQPIDMIRNISTQPFQELHCSALRVFSAVAAQPWGQRLMVSTPGFMEFILDRSTGQSKEAKDAKFELVGSLLSSSSAAEILGSQNYISLKSYLREGPYYVAAVAAVGTEGAE; encoded by the exons ATGGCCGCCTCTATCGAGAGTTTGCTGGAAGAAATTTCCAACACAGAAGAGCCGATTGAAGATCTTCAATGTCTTAAAACTGCACTTTTATCCATACCTTTGTGCGACTTGAGGGACTTTGTTAGCGGGCATCGCTTCGAAGTGATCTTCTCTTTGTTAAACTCCAATGAAAG GGAGCAGGTTGAACTGTGCGTGGACATCCTCGAACGCATCTTAATGGCCTGCAGCCCCCTGCACGTGGTCCAGAACTACAGAGCTGAGCTGCAAGCAGGTCTGACGCACCCCAACGACACTGTCAAGATACTGACTTTGACTCAG GTGGGTAGGATGGCAGAGCACCCCGATGCCACGGTGGAAATCCTCAACAGTTGCGACATTATTGTAACTGTAATGCGCTCCATTGCGGCTGAGAACATGATGGTGGCGAAACAG GCCATCCAGTCCCTGTCCAAGCTAGGTCGTACCCAAACCGGTGTGAACAAACTTATTCTCAGCGACTTGGTGAACGTTCTGAAGGACGTGTTGACCGTGAGCGACGTCATCCGATACAGAGTCTATGAG CTGGTTGTGGAGATCTTGTCGGAATCCTCTTGTTCACTTGGTTTTCATGCCTGCAGCGACATCATAAATCAGCTTATTGGAGAATTAACAGGAGATGATGTTTTAATCAG GGCCACGGCCATTGAGATGGTGAAGACTATTGCTCAAACTGAGCATGGCCGCAAGTACTTATACGATCAGAGTGTCATGAACAAGATTGCCAAGATGATGACAGACTCAGATATGGATCCTTTCTCTTCCTTGTATCTCCCCG GTCTCGTGAAGTTTTTCGGCGTGCTCTCATCCATGCAAGGTCCGCAGCAGGTGTGCGAAGACTACCCGGTCTTCCGGAACAAAGTGTTTGAGATGGCCCTGGACACGGATCCCGTGTTGGTCGGCGTGGCTCTGGACACGTTGGGACTGTTGGGCTCTAATGTGGAAGGGAAGCAAGTGCTGCACAAAACAG GTGACGACTTTAAGTCGGTAATGTTCAGGATGAGCCAGATTGCCAGCACTGGTGCTACCGAGCTCCGTGTGCGCTGTTTGGAGGCCATTTCACATCTCCTTACTCTGCAG CCAGAGCAGCAGACCGAAGACCTGCTGGCGCTGACTGAGTCCTGGTTCCACCTTTTGTCCAAGCAGCCCATTGACATGATTCGCAACATCAGCACTCAGCCCTTCCAGGAGCTGCATTGCAGTGCCTTACGAGTCTTCTCT GCTGTCGCCGCTCAACCGTGGGGTCAGAGGTTGATGGTGAGCACGCCTGGTTTTATGGAATTCATCCTGGATCGTTCTACTGGTCAAAGCAAGGAGGCCAAAGATGCCAAGTTTGAGCTGGTGGGCTCCCTCTTGAGTTCGTCCAGCGCAGCGGAGATACTTGGCAGCCAGAATTACATCTCACTCAAGAGCTACCTGAGAGAAGGACCTTACTACGTGGCGGCGGTGGCTGCAGTCGGCACAGAAGGAGCCGAATGA
- the timm10b gene encoding mitochondrial import inner membrane translocase subunit Tim10 B isoform X1, which produces MDADQQLRNLRDFLLVYNRMTENCFQHCTSNFNYRNLTMDEERCVDNCAGKLIRSNHRLMGTYVQLMPRMMQRRMDEIESKAAENAKAAEAVETSAVATATPQELQLPQPVTDR; this is translated from the exons ATGGATGCCGACCAGCAGCTGAGAAAC CTCCGTGATTTCCTTCTTGTGTACAACCGCATGACGGAGAACTGCTTCCAACACTGCACTAGTAACTTCAACTACAGGAACCTAACTATGGATGAG GAGCGCTGCGTGGACAACTGCGCGGGGAAGCTGATCCGCTCCAACCATCGCCTGATGGGAACCTATGTGCAGCTGATGCCTCGCATGATGCAGCGGCGGATGGACGAGATCGAGAGCAAGGCCGCTGAGAACGCCAAGGCGGCGGAAGCGGTAGAAACCTCTGCTGTCGCCACGGCGACACCTCAGGAATTGCAATTGCCGCAGCCAGTGACCGACCGGTGA
- the LOC127591617 gene encoding surfeit locus protein 4 isoform X2, whose protein sequence is MRNLALGGGLLLLLAESRSEGKSMFAGVPSMGESSPKQYMQLGGRILLVLMFMSLVHYDTSFFSILQNLVGIALIILVAIGFKTKLAALTLVLWLLAMNVYFNAFWTIPAYKPMHDFLKYDFFQTTSVIGGLLLVVALGPGGVSMDEKKKEW, encoded by the exons ATGAG aAACCTGGCCTTAGGTGGTGGTCTCCTGTTGCTGCTAGCCGAGTCACGTTCAGAAGGGAAGAGCATGTTTGCCGGCGTGCCGTCAATGGGCGAGAGTTCGCCCAAACAGTACATGCAGCTGGGCGGCCGCATTCTGCTGGTTCTCATGTTCATGTCTCTGGTCCATTATGACACCAGCTTCTTCTCT ATCCTGCAAAACCTGGTGGGCATCGCCCTCATCATCCTGGTGGCCATCGGCTTCAAGACCAAGCTGGCGGCGCTGACGCTCGTCTTGTGGCTGTTGGCAATGAACGTCTACTTCAACGCCTTCTGGACCATCCCTGCCTACAAGCCCATGCATGACTTCCTCAAGTATGACTTCTTCCAGACCACCTCTGTCATTGGAGGCCTGCTGCTGGTGGTGGCCCTTGGGCCCGGCGGCGTGTCCATGGACGAGAAAAAGAAAGAGTGGtaa